The window CGATGCGCGGCTTTGGCGCCAACCAGGCGCACTTCGCCATCGAAGGGTGCATGGACCTGCTCGCCCGGAAGACGGGGCTCGACGGCTGGGAGATCCGCTGGCGCAACGCGCTCGAGGTCGGCGACACCTACTCGACCGGACAGGTGCTCGAGAAGTCGGTCGGGATCAGGAAGACGCTCGCCGCGGTGAAGGACGCGTACTACGGCGCGAAGCGAGAGGGCCGCGCCGTGGGCATCGCTTGTGGCCTCAAGAACAGCGGCATAGGCAACGGCGCCGCTGAGTGGGGCAAGGCGCGTCTCGTGGTGAGCGCGGACGGCACGGTCTCGCTCTACAACGGCTACACCGAGATGGGCCAGGGGCTCTTGACCGTCCTGATCCAGTTCGCCGTCGAGGTCACCGGCCTGCCGGCGTCGGTGTTCGAGCCCAAGGTGGACTCGACCTTCGAAATGCAGTGCGGCCAGACCACCGGTTCGCGCGCCACGCTGTTCGGCGGGCGCGCGGTCATGGAAGCCGCCGCGAAGCTCAAGGCCGACCTGGACGCGGGCCACACCCTCCGCGACCTGGCGGGCCGCGTGTACGCGGGCGACATCCTGTCGAACGACACGACGGCGCTCGGTGCGCCGGTGGAGAAGATCAAGACCCACACCGCGTTCGGCTACGCGACCCAGGTCTGCATCCTGGACGGGCAAGGACGCGTGGACCGCTTCGTAGCCGCGCACGACGTGGGCCGCGCGGTGAATCCGGCGTTGTGCGCGGGCCAGATCGAGGGCTCGATCCACATGGGCCTCGGTTACGCGCTCACCGAGGACCTGCCGTGCGTGAACGGCATGCCCGTCACGTTCAAGCTCCGCGAGCTCGGCGTGCTGCGGGCCAGGGACATGCCGTCCGTCGAGGTGATCCTGGTCGAGGATCCGGAGCCCGAGGGCCCGCTCGGCGCCAAGGGAGTGGGCGAGATCGGCCTGGTGCCGACCGCCGCCGCGGTCGCCGCGGCGCTCGAAGCGTTCGACGGAGTACGCCGCTATGCGCTGCCGATGAAGGATTCGCCCGCCGCGCGCGCCATGAGCGTGGGCCGGATCCGGACCGCCTGAGGTGGGCGCCGCCAGCTTCGTCAACGCCCACACCCATATCTACTCCGGTCTTGCGCCGCTAGGCATGCCGGCGCCGGCGCGTGCGCCGGAGACCTTCGTCCAGATCCTCGAGCGCGTCTGGTGGCGCCTCGACCGCGCCATCGACGAGCGGTCGTTGCGCGCCTCGGCGCGCCTCTACGTCGCGGAAGCCCTGCAACACAGCACCAGCGCTCTGGTGGACCATCACGAGTCGCCGGGCTTCATCGACGGCTCGCTCGACGTGCTGGCGGACGTGTGCCAGGAGCTGGGCATGCGCGCCCTGCTCTGCTTCGGCGCGACCGAACGCAACGGCGGGCGCGAGGAGGCCCGTCGCGGGCTGGCCGAGTGCCGGCGCTTCATCCGCGACAACGACCGGCCGCTGGTGCGCGGCGTGGTCGGGCTGCACGCATCCTTCACCATCTCCGACGAGACCGTTCTCGAGGCCGCCGAGCTGTGCCGCGAACTCGGCACGGTGACCCACGTACACATGGCCGAGGACCGCGCCGACGTGAAGGACGCCCAGGCCCGCGGCTACGCCGGCCCGCTCGAGCGCCTGCACGAGCTTGGTGCCCTGCCGGCCGGCTCGATCCTGGCGCACGGCGTCCACCTTGGCCCCGACGAAGTGCGCGAGGCCGCGAAGTCGGGCTGCTGGATCGTGCAGAACCCGCGCTCCAACCGTGGCAACCGGGTGGGCTACCCCGGCGCCCTTCGCGAGAGCGCCCGGGTCGCGCTCGGCACCGATGGCTACGTCTCCGACATGCGCGCTGAAATGACGGCGCTGATGGAAGAAGCCCGCGCGCACGGCGACGATCAGCGCGCCGCCGCGCGCCGTTGCGGCGCCGGCTACGCGATCATCGCGGAGCGGTTCGGCGACACCAAGCAAGAGCGCGTCTCGGGGGCCTTCGACCTGGAGGCCATCCGCGCCGAAGCCGCCGCGGAGGCGCCGCGACTCTGGAAACGCATGACGGAGCTATGACCCAGCTCGGACTCGAAAAAGAGATCGTCGATCGCACCGTCTACCAGCGCACCGTGAAGCGCTTCCGCGAGGCGCGGGTCGCGCTACCCACCTTCGCCCAGCTCGCCGACCCGGCGCTCATTCCCGAACCGGTCCATTCGGCGCTGCGCGGGATCGACCCGGACGCGGCGGACCCGCTCAACCTCTTCCGGGTGCACTGGTACAACGACGCGGGGCGCCACGGACGGGCCGGCGTACCGGAGCACGTGGTGCTCCCCGAGTCGCTCACCGGAGTCAAAGCCAGGATCGTCGTCGCCCTGGGCGACCGGTTCCCGATGATCCGGGCGCACAAGGTGCTGGCGGCCTACGCCTGCCTCGCGCCGCGCATCGTCACCGGCCAGTTCGACCCGACGGCGCACAAGGCGCTCTGGCCCTCGACCGGGAACTACTGCCGCGGCGGCGTCGCCATCTCGCGCATCATGGGGTGTCGCGGCGTGGCCATCCTGCCGGAGGGGATGAGCGAGGAGCGGTTCCGCTGGCTGGATCATTGGGTGGCGGACCCCGCCGACATCGTCCGCACCCCGGGCACGGAGAGCAACGTCAAGGAGATCTACGACCGGTGCGCCGAGCTGGACCGCGACCCGGCCAACGTGATCTTCAACCAGTTCTGCGAGTACGGGAACCACCTCGGGCACTACCAGTGCACCGGCCGCG of the Gemmatimonadales bacterium genome contains:
- a CDS encoding amidohydrolase family protein; the encoded protein is MGAASFVNAHTHIYSGLAPLGMPAPARAPETFVQILERVWWRLDRAIDERSLRASARLYVAEALQHSTSALVDHHESPGFIDGSLDVLADVCQELGMRALLCFGATERNGGREEARRGLAECRRFIRDNDRPLVRGVVGLHASFTISDETVLEAAELCRELGTVTHVHMAEDRADVKDAQARGYAGPLERLHELGALPAGSILAHGVHLGPDEVREAAKSGCWIVQNPRSNRGNRVGYPGALRESARVALGTDGYVSDMRAEMTALMEEARAHGDDQRAAARRCGAGYAIIAERFGDTKQERVSGAFDLEAIRAEAAAEAPRLWKRMTEL